A single Herpetosiphonaceae bacterium DNA region contains:
- a CDS encoding site-specific DNA-methyltransferase: MGRGAFEHNYQSFDLPELRTQHRDVEPTPLPLVWQASPGAVHADLFCGDNLALGNWLLARGAAFRLIYLDPPFASGKRYAARVNGAKGVQSQAIHAYDDDDDLEAYLRWLELRLVVARDLLAHDGTLYVHLDWHAVHYVKVLLDRLFGRSRFLNEIIWCYHGPSPITSAFKRKHDTILVYTKSRAYYFNADAVRTPYDESTVRTFRSSRKAGFGKVPDLERGKVPEDWWYFPVVARLHGERVGYETQKPEALLRRVILASSAPGDAILDLFGGSGTTGVVGAQLGRHTTLCDSNPVAIEKTLLRLRGLDPCPDVRVWRYSTVATPPSQLTGDE; encoded by the coding sequence CTGGTGTGGCAGGCGTCGCCCGGCGCGGTCCACGCCGATCTCTTCTGCGGCGATAATCTGGCGCTTGGTAACTGGCTGCTGGCGCGCGGCGCGGCGTTTCGGCTGATCTATCTCGATCCGCCCTTTGCCAGCGGCAAGCGCTACGCGGCGCGCGTCAACGGCGCGAAAGGCGTCCAGTCACAGGCGATCCATGCCTATGACGACGACGACGATCTGGAGGCGTATCTGCGCTGGCTTGAGCTGCGTCTGGTCGTAGCCCGCGATCTACTGGCGCACGACGGCACGCTCTACGTGCATCTCGACTGGCACGCGGTTCACTACGTCAAGGTGCTGCTCGATCGGCTGTTTGGTCGGTCGCGCTTTCTCAACGAGATCATCTGGTGCTACCACGGCCCGTCGCCGATCACCTCGGCCTTCAAGCGCAAGCACGACACGATCCTGGTCTATACCAAGAGCCGGGCCTACTATTTCAACGCCGATGCCGTGCGCACGCCCTACGACGAGTCGACGGTGCGGACGTTTCGCAGCAGCCGCAAGGCGGGCTTTGGCAAGGTGCCCGATCTGGAGCGCGGCAAGGTTCCCGAAGACTGGTGGTATTTTCCGGTGGTCGCGCGGCTGCATGGTGAGCGGGTCGGCTACGAGACGCAGAAGCCGGAGGCGCTGCTCCGGCGGGTGATCCTTGCGTCGAGCGCGCCCGGCGATGCGATCCTTGATCTCTTCGGCGGCTCAGGCACGACCGGCGTCGTCGGCGCGCAGCTTGGGCGGCATACCACGCTCTGCGACAGCAATCCGGTCGCGATCGAGAAGACGCTGCTGCGGCTGCGTGGCCTCGATCCGTGTCCCGATGTGCGCGTCTGGCGCTACTCCACGGTCGCGACGCCGCCGTCCCAGCTTACCGGAGACGAGTGA
- a CDS encoding acyltransferase, translated as MLQGLKAVAKWAIVRALTAYVVAKYRLLRGDRVQFGPGFQANRKLVIKGPGRVIFGAHVNAWAHEERNVIITYGPDVTIAIGSHVRLNGVGLMAKRGITIGDHCILGSTLLVDTDFHSVRRDRTTNPYAPVHSAPITVCDNVWLAGQTVVLKGVTIGANSVVGFRAVVTRDVPPDVIVAGNPARVVRGVDEG; from the coding sequence ATGCTGCAAGGGTTGAAGGCGGTCGCGAAGTGGGCGATCGTGCGGGCGCTAACGGCCTACGTCGTCGCCAAGTACCGGCTGCTGCGCGGCGATCGGGTGCAGTTCGGCCCCGGCTTTCAGGCGAATCGCAAGCTGGTGATCAAAGGGCCGGGCCGCGTGATCTTCGGCGCGCATGTCAACGCCTGGGCGCACGAGGAGCGCAATGTGATCATCACGTACGGCCCCGACGTGACGATCGCGATCGGCTCGCATGTGCGGCTCAACGGCGTAGGGCTGATGGCGAAGCGCGGCATCACCATCGGCGATCACTGCATCCTGGGCTCGACGCTGCTGGTCGATACCGATTTTCACAGCGTCCGCCGCGACCGCACGACCAATCCATACGCGCCTGTCCACAGCGCGCCGATTACGGTCTGCGATAATGTGTGGCTGGCCGGGCAGACGGTAGTGCTCAAGGGCGTGACGATCGGCGCGAACTCGGTGGTCGGCTTCCGCGCCGTGGTGACGCGCGACGTGCCGCCCGATGTGATCGTGGCGGGCAATCCGGCGCGCGTGGTGCGGGGGGTGGATGAAGGGTAG
- a CDS encoding radical SAM protein, whose amino-acid sequence MPGMPLRTDRILRYVNAFCPACHAEQPDRPLAEVQRLGGYLAEDEGRVWLVRGCPRHGKIATLYDESPEILRYLEEWTAPTKAHTPDTPNNWDAVPGTYLRGLGEMQTQHTCILLEDITQHCNLCCPNCFAASSPELAGVVPVAEILANIDQRLERENGQLDVLMLSGGEPTLHPQLPELLEQVMRRNIIRILINSNGIEIAQNDALLAFLARHNQRIEVYLQFDGFRLETHRYHRSADLRRIKQRAIERLTASGIFTTLTMTAALGVNDDEIGAVVRYALDTPFVGGVSIQPQFGSGRAQPLDPRHRLTHTGVLARLGPQTGDLVTWRDLTALPCSHPHCCSVGYMLQTDQGEWRSLVGIIGHDQLKQHLDLVSNRIADREIPAQMRELVKQSLLGLLSEQSSLTHPTITDLFRNICDNCDLGLSTMLRMAGSALLGRQDRLRELLGRRIKRITVKPFMDMHTMLEERLLQCCVHVGAQSEAQHQCVPFCAIQAWPQLGRMKLAERALRQQAPAIPLVDMAP is encoded by the coding sequence ATGCCCGGCATGCCGCTCCGCACCGATCGCATTTTACGCTACGTCAACGCATTCTGCCCCGCCTGCCATGCCGAGCAGCCCGATCGACCGCTGGCAGAGGTGCAGCGGCTCGGCGGCTATCTCGCCGAAGACGAAGGACGGGTCTGGCTGGTGCGGGGCTGTCCCCGGCACGGCAAGATCGCCACGCTCTACGACGAATCGCCGGAGATTCTGCGCTACCTGGAAGAGTGGACCGCGCCGACGAAAGCCCACACGCCGGATACGCCCAATAACTGGGACGCTGTGCCGGGCACGTATCTGCGCGGCCTGGGCGAGATGCAGACGCAGCATACCTGCATTTTGCTTGAGGATATTACCCAGCACTGCAACCTGTGCTGTCCCAACTGCTTCGCCGCGTCGTCGCCTGAGCTGGCGGGCGTGGTGCCGGTGGCGGAGATTCTCGCCAATATCGATCAGCGGCTAGAGCGAGAAAACGGCCAGCTCGACGTGCTGATGCTCAGCGGCGGCGAGCCTACGCTGCACCCGCAGTTGCCGGAGCTGCTGGAGCAGGTGATGCGGCGCAACATCATCCGCATCCTGATCAACTCGAACGGCATCGAGATCGCGCAGAACGATGCGCTGCTGGCGTTTCTCGCCAGGCACAACCAGCGGATCGAGGTCTATCTTCAGTTCGACGGCTTCCGGCTCGAAACGCATCGCTACCACCGCAGCGCCGACCTGCGGCGGATCAAGCAGCGGGCGATCGAGCGGCTTACGGCGAGCGGCATCTTTACGACGCTGACCATGACCGCCGCGCTGGGCGTCAACGACGACGAGATCGGCGCGGTGGTGCGCTACGCGCTGGACACGCCCTTTGTCGGCGGCGTGTCGATCCAGCCGCAGTTCGGCTCAGGCCGCGCCCAGCCGCTCGATCCGCGCCATCGCCTGACCCATACCGGCGTGCTGGCCCGGCTTGGCCCGCAGACCGGCGACCTTGTCACCTGGCGCGATCTGACCGCGCTGCCGTGCTCGCACCCGCACTGTTGCAGCGTCGGCTACATGCTCCAGACCGACCAGGGCGAGTGGAGGTCGCTGGTCGGGATCATCGGCCACGATCAGCTCAAGCAGCATCTCGATCTCGTCAGCAATCGCATCGCCGACCGCGAGATTCCCGCGCAGATGCGCGAGCTGGTCAAGCAATCGCTGCTCGGCCTGCTGAGCGAACAAAGCTCGCTGACGCACCCGACGATCACCGATCTCTTTCGTAACATCTGCGACAACTGCGATCTCGGCCTGAGCACGATGCTGCGGATGGCCGGTAGCGCGCTGCTGGGACGGCAAGACCGGCTGCGCGAGCTGCTTGGACGGCGTATCAAGCGCATTACGGTCAAGCCGTTCATGGACATGCACACGATGCTTGAGGAGCGGCTGCTGCAATGCTGCGTGCATGTCGGCGCGCAGAGCGAGGCGCAGCATCAGTGCGTGCCCTTCTGCGCGATCCAGGCGTGGCCGCAGCTTGGCCGGATGAAGCTCGCCGAGCGCGCGCTGCGCCAGCAGGCACCAGCTATTCCCTTGGTCGACATGGCTCCGTAA